The window AGGCCGCGTTTGAGTTGAGGTGCAGTCATAGGTACCCCCGCCATCAATCAAATTTGAATTGACTATAAGAGGCAGAAGTCTGGCTGTCAATGCTTATTGAAAAAACAAAAATCAGATTGAAGATTTTTCCTGTTGTTGAAAAATTTACTTGAGGTGCTGCCAGGAAGTGTCTGCTGGTGGGGTATCAGCGACATGAAAAAACCCAGGCATGGGGCCTGGGTTTGCATTTGATTTCCGCCTTATGCTTCAACTTCTGCGGTCACTTCGACCGGGCAGTTCAGGCTGGCGGCAACAGAGCAGTATTTTTCGTGAGACAGGTGGGCTGCTTTCTCAAGCTGCTCTCTGGTCACCCCTTCACCCTTCCCGATGTGCCTGAGGGTGATTTTCACGTAACGGGCAGGAATGCCTTCTGCCCGCTCCCCTTCAGCCTCGATGCGGTAAGCGGCCAGAGGGGTTTTTCTTTTGCGCATGATCTCAACCACATCCACTGCAGTGCAGGCGGCCAGGGCGCCCAGCAGCACTTCCATGGGGCTCGGGCCCACTTTGGTGGCACTGTTGTCAATGAGCACCTGCTGCCCTGTTTCATTGAATCCGACATAACGCTGTTCACCGAGGTGATGCAAAACCATTTTCTTCACAGCCATGAGGTTCAATGTAACAGATCGGGTACGGGACATTGAGAGCCTGTCCACCCTTTAAAATAAGGACATGCGTAGCCTTCACGTTCTTCTGACAATCTTGGTGGGTGTGGCAGGCAGCCTGGTGGCTTACGGAGCGGTGTACAACCACTTCCGTCCCCGTGCTGGCATTGCCGATCCAGAACTTGCTTTCCGCATGATTCCCCTGGAGCTCATTTTCGGACTGTTGATGGGCTTCTGGGTGTACCGCACTTTTGGTTCAAGGCTGCAGGATGGAGCCCATCCCAGGCTGGACATTCAGGAACGGATGCTGTTCAGGCTTCTGGCCCGTAAGGGAGGAAAGATCACCTGGAAAGACATACAGGATTCCACCCCCCTCTCGGAACAGGATGCCCGCAATCTGCTGCAAAAATGGGTGGCAGAAGGCAGACTCCGTGAAGTGGGACAGCAGGAGTTTGTTCTGAATTGAGCACCCCGGACGGTCTTTTTGACACCATCATCAACCGGGCGGATGGCTTTCTGAGGATCTCCCGTCCCACCAACCGCCTGGACGCCCTGCAAGAATGGCATGCCCGGACCCGCTTTGCCCGCAGGGTCTCTTTTGACGATCTGGTGCACATTCTGGAAGGCAGGCCCGAGGGCCAGTACCACTGGGAAGGTGGCCTTCAGGGAGCGTGGATTGAGGGGGAGCCCCGGTTTCCATGAAGGGTTTGGTACGGCCCGCGCCTGCGTGGTCTCTGAAATGTTTCCGGCCCACCCTCTCTGGATTCTCGACATAAAATAAACCCGATGAAACTCTCTCACCTGCTGGACCTGAGTGCTTTCCATTTCCGGCCTGTGACAGGGGTGTCACTGGACCAGGACATCCGCTGGGTGGCGGTGATTGACATTCCCAATGCCTGGAACTGGATTCAGGAGGGGCAGTTGCTGCTCACCACCGGGTACACCTGGCCACATGATCCTGAGGAATTGCAGGTTTTCATCGCCCGGATTGCCGAGCGCAGGCCTGTCGGGATTGCCCTTGCGGTGCCGCATTTTTTTGAGCAGTTCCCGGAGGCGGCCCGTGAGGAGGCAGAGCGGCAGGGTCTGGCCGCCTTTGAGCTTCCCTGGGAGATCCCATTTGGGGTGCTGACTGAGGCCATCCACAAGGAACTCCTGAGGGAGCATTATGTCCTGCTGGAGCGTTCCGAGCAGATTCACCGGGCACTGACACAGGCGGTGGCAACCCTGGCTGGATTCAGGGAACTGGCGAGGGTCCTGGCTGACCTGCTGGACCGGGAAGTGATTTTTGTGGGTTCAGGAGGGGAGGTGCTTGGTGCCCACCCTGCAGTTCAGCCTTTTCTGCTTCCAGAGTTTGCCTACAGCCTGAAAGGTGCAGTCCTCAAAAAAGAAGGTGTGGTGTCCCCAATCCGGGTGGGTGAGCAGCTTTCCGGATGGGTGGTGGTGCGGGGAGGGAAGACCCCTCTTTCAGAACTCGATGTGCGGGCAGCCGAGCATGCCTCGGTGGTGGCGGCCCTGCAGATCGTGCACGAGCGTGCCCTGAGCCTGCAGGAGGCCCGTCTGGGTTATGCCTTTTTTGAGTCGTTGCTGGATGCTTCAGAAAGCATGTCCTCACAGGTGATTGAGCGCGCGGCACGTCTGGGCTTCAAGAAGGACCTGAGGTTCAGGCTGGGGGCAGTGCAGCTTCATACGCCAGTTCCCCTGTCCGAAGCGGCTTTCAAGGCCAGAGAAGCCCTGGCATCGGACCTCAGAGATGCACTGAAAAGCTGTTCTGCGCCGCAACTGCTCAGCTTGCAGCAGAACCATGTGATTTTTGTGCTCCCTGAAGACCATGCTCCAGTGCAGCTCTGGAGCAGGATCAGGCGTCCGGGGTGCAGCATGGCCTTTTCTCGCCTGTACCAGGGGCTTTCTGAGGTGGGACTGGCCTATCAGGACCTGCAAATGATGTTGCCCCACTCGAAAGAGGGGCAGTTGCACCATTATGATGACCTGCTGATTCCCAGGGTGCTTGCCGGAGACAGAGAAGCCAGGACAGCTTTTCTGGATGACCTGTTTTCCAGGCTGCCCCGCGAAGATCTGCGTGGCACCCTGATGGCTTTTGTGCAGTGTGGCTTTCAGTTGAAGAAAACTGCCATGAAGTTGCAGGTCCACATCAACACCCTGCGGTACCGTCTGGAGCGGATTTCGGAGGCCACAGGCTGGGATTTGGAGGATGTGCAGACCCGCTTTAAGCTGCAACTGGCCGACCACCTGTTGTTGGAAAACCACAAAAAGTAGCCTGATTTTTGGATGTTGTCTACATGGTTTGTAACCGTCTAGACAGGTAGCGTAAAGAACAACAAAAGTCTGTGGGAAGTGCTGGAATCCAGCACCCTGAACGTCCGGTGTGTCACCACATCCGGGAAGGCATTTCACATTCCGCCAGACTTCAGACACTGGGAGGTGTCCCTTGACCCGAGCAGAATCGCGAACCCGACACTTGCTGGACCTGAGAGCGAAACATGTTCCCCGGGGGGTCAGCAATGCCCACCCCATCTTTGCAGCACGGGCAGAGGGGGCCAGGCTGTGGGATGTGGACGGCAGGGAATACCTGGATTTCGTGGGGGGCATCGGAGTGCAGAATGTCGGGCACAGCCACCCCAAAGTGGTAAATGCCGTGCAGGCCCAGCTTGAGCGCTACTCCCACACCTGCTTTCAGGTGACCATGTACGAGCCTTACGTCAAACTGGCAGAGCGCCTGAACCAGCTGGCTCCCGGGGACTTCGAGAAGAAAACCATCTTCCTGACCACCGGTGCGGAGGCCGTCGAGAACGCCGTAAAAATCGCCCGGGCCTATACGGACAGGCCTGCCATTGTCAGCCTGACCAGTTCTTTCCACGGGCGCACCCTTCTGGGCATGAGCCTGACGGGAAAAGCAGCATACTACAAACAAAACTTTGGCCCTTACGCACCAGAGGTCTACCACGCACCTGTGCCCCATGCCTACCGAGGAAGGGACACTGCTCAGGCCCTCGAAGCCCTGAGGGAACTCTTCCAGACCACAGTGGACCCCTCCAGGGTTGCTGCCATCATTTTTGAACCTGTGCTCGGAGAGGGTGGATTCATTCCTCTTCCAGCAGCCTACCTGCAAGGCCTTCGAGAACTGGCAGACCAGCATGGTTTCCTTTTGATCGCAGATGAAATCCAGTCTGGGTTTGGTCGCACCGGAAAAATGTTTGCCATTGAGCACTCTGGCGTGGTGCCTGACCTGATCACCGTGGCAAAAAGCCTTGCAGGCGGACTTCCCCTCTCTGGTGTGATCGGCAGGGCAGAGGTGATGGACGCACCCGCCCCAGGAGGACTCGGAGGTACCTATGCAGGGAATCCGCTGGCCTGTGCTGCAGGTCTTGCAGTGCTGGACATTCTGGAAGAAGAAGGGCTGGCACAGGCAGATGCCCTTGGAGCCCTGTTGAAAGACGAATTCCAGCGCCTCTCCGAGAAGCATCCTTTTGTGGGAGAGGTGCGAGGGCTCGGTGCCATGATGGCCCTCGAAATCGTGCAGAATAGAGACAGTCGCACCCCCGACGCGGCCCTCACCCAGCGGATCATCGATCATGCGCGGGACAGAGGTTTGCTCCTTCTGAAGGCTGGAATGCACGGATCGGTGATCCGGGTTCTGGTGCCAGTGACCGCAGATTTGACAGATGTGCAGCGTGGTTTAAACCTTCTCGATGAAGCCATGACGGCAGCCAGTGGGGTGATATGAGCGCACAGGGACTCAGACTGCAGAACATCCACAAGACCTTCGCCGGGGTGGAAGCCCTCGGCAACATCAACCTCGACATCGAGGCCGGAGAGTTTTTCACCCTGCTCGGGCCATCAGGGTGTGGAAAAACCACCTTGTTGAGGATCATTGCCGGATTTGAAGTGCCAGACCGGGGCGAGGTCATCTTGCACGGTCAGGACATCTCCCAGAAAAGCGCCATGCAGCGGCCTGTGAACACCGTGTTCCAGTCCTACGCGCTTTTTCCACACCTCAACGTCTATGAGAATGTGGCTTTTGGTCTGCGCAGCAAACGCATTTCCGGCGCAGAGGTGGACAGAAGGGTCAAAAACGCACTGGAAATGCTGCGTCTGGGAGAATTTGCAAAGCGGTTCTCCCACCAGATGTCCGGCGGTCAGCAGCAACGGGTCGCCCTCGCCCGTGCCCTGGTCAATGAACCAGAAGTGCTGTTGCTCGATGAGCCCCTCAGCGCACTGGATGCCAAACTCCGCACCGAGGTGCAAATTGAGCTGCGCAGGCTGCAACACCAGCTGGGCACCACCTTCATTCTGGTGACCCACGACCAGGACGAGGCCATGAGCGTCTCGGACCGCATTGCTGTGATGCGCAAAGGAGCCATTGAACAGGTCGGGTTGCCCAGAGAGGTGTACGCAACCCCAAAAAGCCGTTTTGTTGCCGAGTTTCTGGGCCTGGCAAACCTGATTCAGGCCAGAATGGACCAGAAGACCGCCACCACTCCATTTGGTCGCTTGCACCTGTCAAATGCCCCCTCCTGGCAGGAAGGCATGCTGGTGATCCGCCCCGAGCGGGTTCAACTCTGTGAAGATCCACCCCTGGTGAACACCTTCCCCTCAAAAGTGCGGGATGTGGTGTACCGGGGGTCCTACCTTGAGGTGTGGCTGGACCGGGAAGACCTGCGGGTGCGCACGCCTCCCCACCAGAACCTCAGCGTCGGGCAGGAGATCTACGTGCACTTTCCCCAGGAAGCCCTGGTTCCCCTGGAGGCAACCCCATGAGAAACGTGCTGGTCTGGTACGGTGAACTCACCTCTGCCGGGAGCCTGCGCAGACGGGGCCTGGTCTTTCTGCTTCCTGCCCTTTTGTGGCTTCTGGGTTTCCTGATCCTGCCGGGTCTGGTCCTGATCGCTGTGAGCTTCGCAGAGCGTGGAACATACGGGGACATCGTGTGGAACCTGAGCCCTGAAAACTACAAACGGGCGCTGGGTTTTGGATTGTTTGGATGGAGCCCTGATTATCTGCTGATCCTCTGGCGCTCTGTTCTGGTGGCTGGGGTGACCAGTCTTTTTTCCGTGCTGCTGGCCTACCCGCTTGCTTTTTTCATTGCCTCCCGTCCAGAGCGCACCCGCTATTTGTGGCTGACCCTGGTGATCATTCCCTTCTGGACCAATCTGGTGATTCGCACCTACGCATGGTTTCTGCTGCTGGCCCCCGAGTCTCCTTTTGTGAAGCTGCTGGCTTCCCTGAATCTGGTGCAGCCTGGAGACGCGCTTTACCCCAGTGCATTCGCCGTTTACCTGGGGATGGTCTCTGCTTTTCTGCCTTTTGTGGTTCTGCCCCTCTACAGCAGTGTTGAGCGCCTCAACTGGAGGCTGGTGGAGGCCGCGCAGGACCTGTACGCCAATCCGATCCGGGTGTTCATGCAGGCGATCTTGCCCCAGACCCTCCCTGGCCTCACGGTGGGGGTGATCCTCACCTTCATTCCGGCAATGGGCATGTTTGTGGTGCCAGACCTCCTTGGAGGGGCAAAATACCTGCTGGTGGGGAACCTGATCCAGCAGCAGTTCGGAGCGAGCCGTGACTGGCCTTTCGCTGCTGCCATCGCTCTGGGTCTGATGCTCATGACCCTGGTGGCCCTGAGGATCTACCGCACCCGCGCCACCGAGGTGGACCTCGTATGAGGCGGCATCTGGTTTCCGGCATCGCCCTGGCCACCCTGGCCTTCCTGTACCTCCCGATGCTGGCCGTCGCCGTCTACTCGGTGAATCAGGCGAAATATGGCATGGTCTTCACCGGATTCACCCTGAACTGGTACAGGCAGCTCATTCAGAACCAGGAGATTCTGGAGGCTGCCAGAAACACCCTGTTCCTGGCGCTGGTTTCCACGCTGATTGCCACGGTGCTCGGGACCATGCTTGCCATTGCCCTGGAACGCTACCCGTGGGGCAAGCGGGCGCAGAACTTCTTCAGCACCGTGCTCTATCTGCCTGTGGTCACTCCAGACATCATTCTGGCTGCCTCACTGGTGGTCGGATTCAGCCTGCTCAGGGTGGTTTTCAGTGGATTTGAACTGGGCATGCCTGCCATGATCATCGGGCATGTGACGTTTCAGGTGGCTTTTGTGACCCTCGTGGTGCAGGGCCGCATGAAGGCCTTTTCGCGCGATCTGGAAGAAGCGGCCCGCGACCTCTACGCCAGCAATGCAGATGTGCTCAGGCGCGTGCTGCTTCCGCTCCTCACCCCCGGAATCGTTGCAGGGGCCATGCTGGCCTTTACCCTCTCCCTTGATGATTTCGTCATCAGCTTCTTCACCGCAGGACCCGCAAGCACCACCCTTCCCCTTTTCATTTACGCCTCGGTCCGGCGCGGGGTCACCCCCGAGATTCACGCCCTCTCCACCCTGGTTTTTCTGGTCACGGTCATTCTGGTGCTTGTCGCAGAGCGCCTCTCAAGGAGGAAGTCACAATGAAAACTTCAAAATGCTGGATGCTGGGCCTCACGCTGATCTCGGGAATGGCTTTTGGTGCAGGAAAAGAACTGCGCATCTACAACTGGTCGGAATACATGGACCCACAGATCCTCAAGGACTTTGAGAAGAAAACCGGCATCAAGGTGCGCCAGGACCTCTTTGAATCCAACGAGGAGATGGTTGCCAAGCTGCAGGCCGGAGGGGTGAGCCAGTACGACATCATCGTGCCTTCCAACTTCATTGTGCCCACCCTGATCAACCTGAAACTGGTGCAACCGCTGGACCTCAAGAAAATCCCCAACCTCAAGAACCTCGATCCCAAATTCAAGAAACTCCCCTTCGATCCCAACAACAAGTACTCGGTGGCTTACCAGTGGGGCACCATTGGACTGGTCTACAACAAGGATGTGATCAAAAAGCCTCCAACCAGCTGGGCAGTGATCTTCGATCCCAAACAGGCCAACAAGAAATTCGTGATGTTTGACTCCATCCGCGAGATGATGGCCATTGCACTCGGATACCTCGGACACGACATCAACACCGTGGACCCCAACCAGGTGAAAGCCGCTGGCAAACTCTTGTTCGACACCAAAAAGAACAGCAATTTCCAGGGATTCGATGCGGGCGTGGTGGGCAAGAACAAGGTGCTGGCAGGCACCGTCACCATGGCCGTGGCCTACAACGGCGACGCGGCCCGCGCCATGAGCGAGAGCCCCAAGATCGGCTATGTGCTTCCCAAAGAAGGGGGCAGCATCTGGGTGGATTCCCTGATGGTTCCAGCCAAAGCGCCCAACAAGGACGCCGCCATGCAATTCATCAATTACATTCTGGACGCCAAGGTGGGAGCGCAGCTCTCCAATTTCATCCAGTACGCCACCCCCAACAAGGCCTCGCTGCCCTACATCAATGCGAAAGACCGCAAAAACCCTGCCATCTACCCCACAGAAGCAGAGATCAAAAACCTCAAGTACATCGTTGATCTGGGCAAGAACAACCGCCTCTACGATGAAGTCTGGACCGAGGTCAAGTCGAGGTGACATGCTTCCGCTGACTGCGTGCATTCCACCTCCGGTATGGAGTGAGTTGACCGTTCACTGAAGCATGGCGGTGATGCCGAGGGCCAAGAGCCGAGGGCCGAGGGCATGACGAACAGCCTTTGCTTCAGCAACAACCTGAATCCGTGGGTCTGGGCGAGGGCTTTTCTGGCTCTCGGCCCTCGGCCCTCGGCCCTCGGCCCTCAAGGAGACATCCATGCCCCACATCCAGCTCAACACCCCCATCCCAGGCCCGAAAAGCACAGAAATCATGAAACGCCGCATGGAGGCCGTCTCCAATGCCCTCGGTCAGGCCATGCCCATCTCGGTGAAACGGGCAAAAGGTTCACTGGTCGAAGATGTCGATGGGAATGTCCTGATTGACCTTGCCGGGGGGATTGGCACCCTCGGGGTGGGCCATGCACCTGATTTTGTGGTGAAAGCCATCCAGGAGCAGGCAGAAAACCTGGTTCACATGTGCTCCATCGTGGCCACCTATGAGCCTTATGTGGAGCTCTGTGAGGAACTGAACCGCATCACCCCCGGAGACTTCAAAAAGAAAACCCTGCTGGCCAACGGTGGCTCTGAAGCCGTGGAAAACGCTGTGAAGTTTGCCCGCAGGTACACCGGACGCCAGGGGGTGATTGTTTTTGAAGGGGCCTACCACGGACGCACCAACCTGACCATGAGCATGACCAGCAAATACGCCCTGTTCAAAAAGGGATTTGGTCCATTCGCCTCGGAAATTTACCGTGTGCCTGCCCCCAGCTTCTACCGTGTTCCAAAAGGCATGACGCAGGAAGCCTACCTGGAGTGGTGCTGCAACAATCTGGAGCATGCCCTGATCTCCCATGTGGATGGGAGTGCTCTGGCTGCGATTGTCATTGAGCCTGTGCTCGGAGAGGGGGGCTTCATCCCGATGCCTGAACCCTTCCTGCGCAAAATCCGCGAAATCTGCACCCGTGAAGGGGCTGTGATGATCGCCGATGAGATCCAGTCTGGCTCTGGCCGCACTGGAAAACTCTATGCCATTGAGCATTCTGGGGTGGTTCCTGATCTCATCATCAGTGCCAAGAGCCTGGGTGGAGGAATGCCCATCAGTGCCGTGACGGGACGTGCAGAGATCATTGATGCACCGCACACCGGAGGGGTGGGCAGCACCTACGGGGGCAATCCGGTGGCCTGTGCTGCAGCCCTGGCCGCCATAAGGCACATCAACACGCCAGAAGTGCTGTCTCAGGCCGCCAGGGTGGAGCGTGTGGTCCGGGAGGTCTTTGAGCCTTTAAAAGGCAAAGTGGCTGCCCTGGGTGATGTGCGTGGGGTCGGGGCCATGATGGCCGTTGAGTTTGTCAAAGACCACGATACGCTGGAGCCCTGGTCGGACTTCGTGATGGAAGTGGTGAAACGCAGCCTGCAACGGGGTGTCATTGTGATCCGGGCTGGCCTGTACACCAATTGCATCCGCTTCCTGCCTCAGCTTGACATTCCTGAAGACCAGCTTCGTGAAGCCCTGCAGGTGGTCGCAGAAGTGGTGCAGCAGGTGGACCAGGACCTGGGGGTGGTCCGTGCCTGAGCGTTTTCGGGTGGTGCAGTCCACCCCGGACATGGCGCACAGGCTCGCTGAAATCCAGCGGGCCTGCTTCCCCGACCTTGCCGAAGGGGAACTGATGCGGGCAGAGCACTACCTCTCCCACCAGAAGGTCTTTCCGGAAGGTCAGCATGCCGTTCTGGATGAAGAGACTGGACAGGTTGCAGCATCAAGCAGTGACCTCAGGATGAATGTGGATTTCGAGCACTTTGAGCACCGCTACATGGACGCTGTGGACAACAATTACCTCACCAATCACAACCCGGCAGGGGAGTGGCTGTATGGGGCAGACATTGCCGTGCATCCAGAGTACAGAGGTCATGGTCTGAGCACACTCCTGTACAACGCCAGGCACGATCTGATCCGCAGGCTGGGTTTAAAGGGTCATGTGGCTGGAGCGATGCCCAAAGGCTACCACTTGCATCCAGATTTGAGCATCGAAGAATATGTACAGAAAGTCGTGGCAGGCGAACTCAGAGATCCGGTGCTCAGTGTGCAATTGAAAAGGGGCTATCAGGTGCATGGCATCATTCCGGATTATCTGGAAGACCCGAGCTGTGGACATTACGGGGTGTTCATCGTCTGGCACAACCCTGAGGTGTCCCAATGAGCACCCTGTACCGCAATGCCAACATCTGGGGCAGTGAAGCCACCTCCATTCTGGTGCGAGATGGGACCATTGAAGCCATAGGGTGGGAAGGAGCAGCAGATCAGGTGATCGACCTGCAGGGTGCCCACCTGCTTCCTGGTTTCAATGATGCCCATGTTCACATCTGGAAAGTGGGCCAGCTTCGCACAACCACCCTGGACCTCAGGGGCATTCAGACCCTGCCCGATCTTTTTGACCTCATCAGGGACAGGTTGCAGACCCTGAAGCCTGGAGAGTGGCTGTATGCCAGAGGCTGGAATGAGGCGAACCTGCAGGAAAAACGGCCACCACTGCGCACAGAGCTGGATCAGATCGCACCAGAGAACCCAATCCTGCTCACCCGCACCTGTGCCCACATTCATGCTGCAAATTCTCTGGCCTTTGAGCTTGCTGGAATCCATGCGG is drawn from Deinococcus cellulosilyticus NBRC 106333 = KACC 11606 and contains these coding sequences:
- a CDS encoding OsmC family protein, with translation MAVKKMVLHHLGEQRYVGFNETGQQVLIDNSATKVGPSPMEVLLGALAACTAVDVVEIMRKRKTPLAAYRIEAEGERAEGIPARYVKITLRHIGKGEGVTREQLEKAAHLSHEKYCSVAASLNCPVEVTAEVEA
- a CDS encoding PucR family transcriptional regulator: MKLSHLLDLSAFHFRPVTGVSLDQDIRWVAVIDIPNAWNWIQEGQLLLTTGYTWPHDPEELQVFIARIAERRPVGIALAVPHFFEQFPEAAREEAERQGLAAFELPWEIPFGVLTEAIHKELLREHYVLLERSEQIHRALTQAVATLAGFRELARVLADLLDREVIFVGSGGEVLGAHPAVQPFLLPEFAYSLKGAVLKKEGVVSPIRVGEQLSGWVVVRGGKTPLSELDVRAAEHASVVAALQIVHERALSLQEARLGYAFFESLLDASESMSSQVIERAARLGFKKDLRFRLGAVQLHTPVPLSEAAFKAREALASDLRDALKSCSAPQLLSLQQNHVIFVLPEDHAPVQLWSRIRRPGCSMAFSRLYQGLSEVGLAYQDLQMMLPHSKEGQLHHYDDLLIPRVLAGDREARTAFLDDLFSRLPREDLRGTLMAFVQCGFQLKKTAMKLQVHINTLRYRLERISEATGWDLEDVQTRFKLQLADHLLLENHKK
- the gabT gene encoding 4-aminobutyrate--2-oxoglutarate transaminase gives rise to the protein MTRAESRTRHLLDLRAKHVPRGVSNAHPIFAARAEGARLWDVDGREYLDFVGGIGVQNVGHSHPKVVNAVQAQLERYSHTCFQVTMYEPYVKLAERLNQLAPGDFEKKTIFLTTGAEAVENAVKIARAYTDRPAIVSLTSSFHGRTLLGMSLTGKAAYYKQNFGPYAPEVYHAPVPHAYRGRDTAQALEALRELFQTTVDPSRVAAIIFEPVLGEGGFIPLPAAYLQGLRELADQHGFLLIADEIQSGFGRTGKMFAIEHSGVVPDLITVAKSLAGGLPLSGVIGRAEVMDAPAPGGLGGTYAGNPLACAAGLAVLDILEEEGLAQADALGALLKDEFQRLSEKHPFVGEVRGLGAMMALEIVQNRDSRTPDAALTQRIIDHARDRGLLLLKAGMHGSVIRVLVPVTADLTDVQRGLNLLDEAMTAASGVI
- a CDS encoding ABC transporter ATP-binding protein, with product MSAQGLRLQNIHKTFAGVEALGNINLDIEAGEFFTLLGPSGCGKTTLLRIIAGFEVPDRGEVILHGQDISQKSAMQRPVNTVFQSYALFPHLNVYENVAFGLRSKRISGAEVDRRVKNALEMLRLGEFAKRFSHQMSGGQQQRVALARALVNEPEVLLLDEPLSALDAKLRTEVQIELRRLQHQLGTTFILVTHDQDEAMSVSDRIAVMRKGAIEQVGLPREVYATPKSRFVAEFLGLANLIQARMDQKTATTPFGRLHLSNAPSWQEGMLVIRPERVQLCEDPPLVNTFPSKVRDVVYRGSYLEVWLDREDLRVRTPPHQNLSVGQEIYVHFPQEALVPLEATP
- a CDS encoding ABC transporter permease, with the protein product MRNVLVWYGELTSAGSLRRRGLVFLLPALLWLLGFLILPGLVLIAVSFAERGTYGDIVWNLSPENYKRALGFGLFGWSPDYLLILWRSVLVAGVTSLFSVLLAYPLAFFIASRPERTRYLWLTLVIIPFWTNLVIRTYAWFLLLAPESPFVKLLASLNLVQPGDALYPSAFAVYLGMVSAFLPFVVLPLYSSVERLNWRLVEAAQDLYANPIRVFMQAILPQTLPGLTVGVILTFIPAMGMFVVPDLLGGAKYLLVGNLIQQQFGASRDWPFAAAIALGLMLMTLVALRIYRTRATEVDLV
- a CDS encoding ABC transporter permease, whose translation is MRRHLVSGIALATLAFLYLPMLAVAVYSVNQAKYGMVFTGFTLNWYRQLIQNQEILEAARNTLFLALVSTLIATVLGTMLAIALERYPWGKRAQNFFSTVLYLPVVTPDIILAASLVVGFSLLRVVFSGFELGMPAMIIGHVTFQVAFVTLVVQGRMKAFSRDLEEAARDLYASNADVLRRVLLPLLTPGIVAGAMLAFTLSLDDFVISFFTAGPASTTLPLFIYASVRRGVTPEIHALSTLVFLVTVILVLVAERLSRRKSQ
- a CDS encoding polyamine ABC transporter substrate-binding protein, whose translation is MKTSKCWMLGLTLISGMAFGAGKELRIYNWSEYMDPQILKDFEKKTGIKVRQDLFESNEEMVAKLQAGGVSQYDIIVPSNFIVPTLINLKLVQPLDLKKIPNLKNLDPKFKKLPFDPNNKYSVAYQWGTIGLVYNKDVIKKPPTSWAVIFDPKQANKKFVMFDSIREMMAIALGYLGHDINTVDPNQVKAAGKLLFDTKKNSNFQGFDAGVVGKNKVLAGTVTMAVAYNGDAARAMSESPKIGYVLPKEGGSIWVDSLMVPAKAPNKDAAMQFINYILDAKVGAQLSNFIQYATPNKASLPYINAKDRKNPAIYPTEAEIKNLKYIVDLGKNNRLYDEVWTEVKSR
- a CDS encoding aspartate aminotransferase family protein; the encoded protein is MPHIQLNTPIPGPKSTEIMKRRMEAVSNALGQAMPISVKRAKGSLVEDVDGNVLIDLAGGIGTLGVGHAPDFVVKAIQEQAENLVHMCSIVATYEPYVELCEELNRITPGDFKKKTLLANGGSEAVENAVKFARRYTGRQGVIVFEGAYHGRTNLTMSMTSKYALFKKGFGPFASEIYRVPAPSFYRVPKGMTQEAYLEWCCNNLEHALISHVDGSALAAIVIEPVLGEGGFIPMPEPFLRKIREICTREGAVMIADEIQSGSGRTGKLYAIEHSGVVPDLIISAKSLGGGMPISAVTGRAEIIDAPHTGGVGSTYGGNPVACAAALAAIRHINTPEVLSQAARVERVVREVFEPLKGKVAALGDVRGVGAMMAVEFVKDHDTLEPWSDFVMEVVKRSLQRGVIVIRAGLYTNCIRFLPQLDIPEDQLREALQVVAEVVQQVDQDLGVVRA
- a CDS encoding GNAT family N-acetyltransferase, whose amino-acid sequence is MPERFRVVQSTPDMAHRLAEIQRACFPDLAEGELMRAEHYLSHQKVFPEGQHAVLDEETGQVAASSSDLRMNVDFEHFEHRYMDAVDNNYLTNHNPAGEWLYGADIAVHPEYRGHGLSTLLYNARHDLIRRLGLKGHVAGAMPKGYHLHPDLSIEEYVQKVVAGELRDPVLSVQLKRGYQVHGIIPDYLEDPSCGHYGVFIVWHNPEVSQ